In Capsicum annuum cultivar UCD-10X-F1 chromosome 7, UCD10Xv1.1, whole genome shotgun sequence, one genomic interval encodes:
- the LOC107877025 gene encoding defensin-like protein AX2: MAGYNVCFTRFLVILFCLVLLISSTDVNGVKDGICKKFSATFSGQCYESAHCEETCVKEGSPSGECEWKGIHWGYVCMCEYFC, from the exons ATGGCTGGATATAATGTTTGCTTCACTAGGTTTCTGGTGATATTGTTTTGCCTAGTACTCCTCATTTCATCAACTG aTGTTAATGGTGTGAAGGATGGTATTTGCAAGAAATTTAGTGCAACATTTAGTGGACAATGTTATGAATCTGCTCATTGTGAAGAAACATGTGTGAAGGAGGGATCTCCATCTGGAGAATGTGAATGGAAAGGAATTCATTGGGGATATGTTTGTATGTGTGAATATTTCTgctaa